From the Mobula birostris isolate sMobBir1 chromosome 22, sMobBir1.hap1, whole genome shotgun sequence genome, the window TGTTGagcccaggttagatcttcagattTGTTGACACctgggaatttgaaactgctcaccctttctactactgaggactggtgtgtgttctcccaaattCCCCTTCTTGAAATTCACAGTCAGTTCCTTCGTCTGACTGgcattgagtgcgaggttgttgttgtgacaacaCTCAATCTCACCTCATAATCACCATTTGAGATTCTtccacaacagttgtgtcatctccGCATTATTAGATGGGGTATTTCAGCTGTGCGTAACCACACACTCGGTGTAGAGTACAGCAATGGGCTAGGTGCACATCCTTGAGGTCAGCACTATTGCCTACCTCTTGTATAGAGCAGTTATTGTTTTCCCAAATGATATGTATAAATACAAATGACCAAATCACTGTGATTGCTGTAATATCTCACTGAGCTAGGTTAACTTGTCTGATTGCTGTGAAGGAATCTTGCAACTGTTTTGCTTTTCTTTTGGGTAGGATGATCCTTTCAAACTGAAGACAGGTGGTATGATTGATATGAAGATAATAAAGGACCGAAAGCGAGAAAGGTGGGGAATTAGAAAAACTATTTATTTGTTCATTTCATTATCATacaaaatagtacagcacagaaataagtcCTTCAGCCTATTGTGCTCACACcattaataattttaataaatatATACTTAAGGTCCAATAAAGCCTGTGGCAGTTTTGTAATAGTAAATAGCAGTCACATAACTATACTCTTCGTCATATTCAGCTGTACATTTACATATTGGATGTAATCAATATTGTTTTTGTGGTATAAAAGAACATGCAGTTTTacttattagaaacatagaaaacctacaatacaatacaggcccttcggcccacaaagttgtaccgaacatgtccctacctttgaaattactgggcttacccatagccctctatttttctaagttccatgtacctagccaaaagactcttaaaagaccctatcatatctgcttatCATATTGTTTATATTTTTCATTTCATTCCTTCACCTAAATGGCAAAAAGTGATGCAAAGTACATGAAACAGAAGTTTTGTTCATTTGAATTGTATCTGAGAAAAGAATGTCGAATAAAACTCAGATTATCTGGTATCGGAATGCTTGGTTTAGCATTTGCCTCACTTGGTTCTGTTTGACACTTTCCCTTTAAGTTCAGCGTGGCTCCATTTGCCCTCTTTCATCATTAAGAGCAATCGACCGGTCCTTGGAATAAGGTGCAGGCATTATTACCATTACAAACTCTCCACAGTCTTGGTACTGTGCCATGAGATGCAGAAATGCCAACACAGATCTCAAGCCGAATCATGATTAATCTGTTGGATAAGCTAGTATTTCAGGAGTATTTTGTTTCTGAGAAACTGAAGAATTGCACTCTTCTTTTCCAGGATCGAGGAGGAAGACACAGACTTGAACTTGGGCACATCGTTTTCAGTGGAGACAAATAGACGTGATGAGGATGCTGACATGTATGTTTGGCCTCGTGAGATACTGTTTTGAAATGCAAAAATAGCCTTTTTCCTCAAAGTAAAAAAAATTGCATATGTTGAGAATATGAACGAAAACAGAGGATACTGGAAACACACAGAAGGTTAGgaagcatctgtgggggaaaCATAGCGTTATTGTTACGGGATTTTATGGGTCCTGTTGAACAGTCctagcctgaaacgtcaattgttaatttccctccatagatgctgcctgaccggtgttcctctagcattttgtgtgtgttgctcaagatttccaacgtctgcagaatctcttgtgtaccgGACCCTTGTGTTGACCTGAGGATACCTGAGGCTCATGCAATATCATCCTCAATTGTCCTTCTAGTTCAATGCTTGTTTGCTTCAGTATaaaacaaaactacaccagacatGTTGGTTGGTGAACTATCTTTTGGACTGGATGAAGTTTGTTATCTCtagtaatgtgcatttcattTGTGGTGAGAAATTCCAGGAGTCTATTACTTTGAACAGATTGTAGATTTTAAAAAGACCTGCACTCTTAAGGGAGTTCAGTTTGGGAGGCAATTACAAGAAGCTGATCAGAATGATTGTTTATAGATTGCATTGCTCTTTAACTCGTGcaaagcattttgtgcgtgtgttacccaagtttattatcactgagtgATAGGATATGAAACTTGTTTGTCTTGTGTCAGCAGTACGGTATAAAGACTTAACATTgctataaataaatagtgtgaaaaGACAGAagaatgagatagtgttcatggtttcatggactgttcagaaatctgatggtggaggggaaaaagctgttcctaaatcagtGTCtttgagctcctgtacctcctccataacagtagtaatgagaggagggcacGTCCAGATGGTGAGGGTTTTTAGAGATGGAGCTGCCTTCTTGGGGTGCTGCCTCTTGAAGAATTCCTTGATggttggggagggttgtgcccatgatggagttcgctgagtccacaaccctctgtagtcttttgtgatcctgtgcattggagtccCCTTTCCGGGCAGTGACGCAACCAATCGGAAGCCTCTCAGCCCAAAAGCTACAGAAATTTGCACCAGTCTTCGGTGATGTTccaaatgtcctcaaactcctattgCAGCAGAGCCTCTgatgtgctttctttgtgattatgtcaatgtgttgggcccaggaaagatcctcCAAGACGTCCAAACAAATGGTGTTGCAGGAAGGTGCTCTGAGGTTAAAGGTCATCCTCCAAAATTTGAACTTCCTGAACCAATAAATGTGTCTTTTGATGAGAACAGATGAggcaacatagaacacagaacacatttGAAAGATTCTTATATAGGCAcgtggatggtagaaaaatggagagctatgtaggagggacgATTgagcttagagtaggttaaagggtcagcacaacatcatgggccgaagggcctgtactctgcagtaGTGTGCTATGTTCTTAATGTCGTCACTGAGAATCATTCCTCAAGCTTCAAATCATACCTGGAGAGACTTGAGGCTGCAATATTGTAACTGATTTTGGGGAGGGAAGTAATATCCCATTATCCTTAATTATAAAATCATCATGCCTTTGGTGCTCTTTCCCCCTTGTCCTGCAATTATTTCAAACATTTATCCAGTTCCCTCTTGTAAATTATTAGCTCTGCTTCCTTATACTTTAGTCTGTGAATTCCAAGTCATAACCTttaatttttaaaagaaaacaaaattactTTAAATCCCTGACTTCAGAATATTGACAACTGCTGGTGGAAACCATTTTCTCCTGACTATATCAAAACCCTCCATAGTTTTGAATCTCTTTTAAATTTCACCATCATCTCTGTTGAATGAGCTGTTTAGTCTCTCCACAAGACTATTGTATTGTCCAAGTAAAGCTCTAAATGCCTTGCATCCCatttaatattaaaaataatgagGAAAAATACATTGCCTGCCATATTGCTGTTTCCTGCTATATAAATTCTCCAATAGATGGAACTTATTTCCTTCTAATTTCTTAACTCAGAACAGTAAGAACCTTAAGTTCTCAACCTGATGTTTCTTACTAAGCATCCCCATTCACTAATGTTTTGACCACTTGTTCTGTCTTAGGATGAAGTATATTGAGACAGaattgaagaggaggaagggaatccTAGAGAATGAGGAACAGAAGACAAAGGTCAAAAATCCAGAAGACCAGCTCTATGAATTGCCTGACAACATTAACATTTCTTCCGCCAAGCGGACAGAAGAAATGTTATCCAATCAGATGCTAAGTGGCATTCCGGAGGTTGATCTAGGCATTGAGTAAGTGTTGAATTTATCCTTCTAAAGAAGCTTTTGAAAATTCTGCATAGAGTGGTTTCAATTACATAATGATCTTAATCTGGAGAACTATTCTGACTCATGGACCTACATGGGTTGTCTACAATAATCATATTAACTGATGTAAACTATAGAATTTATCAAAGGCAGGATAAAAATTTCACCAGTTAATGAACATATTGCAGACGTTGGATTGAGAGGCTATTCTGTGGTTTTTGGAGATTCTATTTTAAATGGACTTATTAAATTAACTCCTGCTTGCTGTAATTCTGCCCTGAACTTGACGATTGACTCTGGAAATCATAAGGGATTTAACTTTCAATATCTTGCCAATGAGATTCCTGTAAACATGTATATAGCGGTGGAGCCCAGTTTTCGAAAAGGAATAGATTAATCCATCTACTCTATCCATTCAGTTACCATAAGATCTTTTTAATAAATTCTTGGCTGAATTTTCTCTAGAATATGTTATTCCTAATCTGAAGTGTGGTCCTTTGTAATTGAATTTTGCGTTTTGCACAAAATGATTTTCTGTGTACTTTATAGAGAGAAAAATACCTTAATTTAACCAGTAATATTTAGTTGTAGCTATATTTACAAAGAATGTCTGCAGCATTAATGCTGTAGAAAAAATGGGAGATCATTCAAGCCATTGTGTATGCTTGGGCAGTCAGAATTTACTTCACTGTGCTTTCGTCATTGTCCTGAAAATCTGTCTCCTTCAAGTATTCatccaattcccttttgaaaTAGCTTCTGTCATTCTTCAGTCGCTGCATTTCAGGGCTTCACCTACTGCAGTACTTATTTTTTCACAAattatcatttttatttttaagtGCAAAAATAAAGAATATTATCAGCACTGAAGAGGCAAAAGCCCAGCTCCTGGCTGAACAacgcaacaaaaaaaaagataacaGCACCTCCTTTGTACCCACAAATATTGCAGTAAATTATGTCCAGCATAACCGGTGTAAGTAGCATAAACAATGCTTTTCATGACTGTTGCTAAAAAAATTATAATCTTGTGAGTTGTTTCCTGTGTAACTGTCTCTAGGGTCAAGCATCTTCAGTTTAGATATAAAGCAAAAAGTAAGAATATTTTTGGATGTAgaaaaaactaaaataaaatcagaaatgaTGGGAAATACacaacaggtcaggtagtatctgtgaAGAGCGCATTTTAGTACAATGACTGTCAGTGACTTTGAGAGAGTTATGATGGTGTGGAAAGGATAATTGACTTGAAGCGAGGTGGCATTAGATAAAAGTTGGTGGTTTGAGTCCTGGCCATAAACAATATTTGTAGTTGACTCTTTCTTTTGGAAAGGGAGACATTTTTGTTGTTCAAGATAAAACAGCAGGAGACCAGAAAGAAGGCTGACAAGTGCCTAAAGATTAAATTACTGTGACCTACTATTGACAAAGCAGAACGTGTGTTGTGAATTGTTTTGGACTCCTGTACAATTCCAGCACTTGTTCATTTTGAGTAACCAGTAGAACAGGAAGCATTGGAACTCAACTTGCTAATTCTGGTGAACTATGGCAGGAGTTTATAGACAGAAGCTGCCGTGTTGCTTTGGTTTGTATTTTCTAACTCAGGAGAGGCTACTAAAATTAACTAACCTTCTCTGCACCGCTGAAGTTGataagcatagaacatagaacgttagAGCACAGTACAAAACCTTTGGCCTATTATGTGGTGCTAAccctttaacttactctaaggtcaatctaacctttccctgccacgtagccctcaatttttctttcatcattGTGCTTATGGAAGAGTCTTTTCActttccctaatgtatctgcttctacctctTCCGCTGGCAGCActttccatgcacctaccactctctgtatatataaaaaaaactaccaCTGACATCCctcccctatacttttctccaaacaCGTTAAATTTATACCTCTCATATTAGCAAAGACATCAAAGATCAGTTACTTTTTTGGGGTGTAAGGTCAAATATTTCATGCTAGAATGTGAAAAGCAGGGAACTTTCTTGGCAGCCTACCCAGCAatcttgtcaccactgttattTGTGCACAGTGTCATTTTACATTCAGTGAAGCTGCTGTACTTCCAAGGTATTTCTTAAACTTTCTTGAATCCATGGTAATCTCCTGTGACAAGATAGTGCCACAATGCTCAGGTGAAGTCCAATAATGCAATTATTTTATGTAACTGAATTCATAAGTAATCTCGTATGTGAGGGGCTCCTGAATTTATGAAAGGATGCCATCATACCAACTACTCCCTCAAAATGCTCTATAATTCATTTAATTAATTTACTACATTGTGAAAGCCTACTCCCATTCGGAGGAAATTAGAGAACTTTTCTAAGTCGTTTTTCctttttgcttttgttttgtctCTCCCAGGAGATTATAAGGCTGCAGGGAATGAGGGAGATGTGTCATTAACAATGTTCCAGTTATCATTGCTATGAAACAAACATGATGGACCACCTTTAATTTTCTGCATGCCAATTTCATTGGTCCGGTATAACCAAGCGCAACTTCATGCAATCCCTCTTGGGCAGTTGTCGCACCGTTGGGTTTTGGTGAGGGTCGCGTGTCCTTATGAAGATGGGGACTTTAGAAATCAGCCAGCAGGCCACAGTAGCTCATTCAGTCAAAAGTGTTTATGATGTGCCAGAGGTAAAATATTTGCAGTGCAAAAAATGATAAAataacaaaaatgaaaaaagagaaaatgcagaTATGTACCGTCAGACCTTTAGGACTACAGCTCCAAAACATCAGTTTGAAGTAATAAACGTCACCTTACCgtgccccctctccccttcccattTACACCAAAAAGAACCTTTAAGTGGGAATCTCCTTACTCTAGGAGAAAAAGATTCCTTGGAAGTGCGGGGGGTGTTGTCACCATGAGCCTGAACAATTACACAAAAACCAAAATACAGGAATTCACATCCTTCTTCACAATCACAAATCTGATTGCAATAAGATCACAATGACATTGCATAACCAAAATCAATTAATAACTAACTATTTTTCAGGAGCCAGCTCTCTCCCTATCCCCAAAAATTAACTCTTCTACAGAACCAGCACAGAATGTGCCACTACAAACAGGTACTTTTTAAGACACCCCACCATCAGTTGGGTCCCCTCCCTGAAACTGAAAGCAACAACAAACAGGACGCATCAAAGAATGCCACTGTCCTGGAAACAAAGGGCTGCATGTTAGCCTGGTGTGTGCACCTGATAAACATAACGTTAGCACAACCAGACAGGATAATGAGAATTATGGggctacgggggttagggggtGGGAAGAAATTACTTGTGGCAGACCCAGTCTGTCATGGCAGTCATGGAATAAGAAGTTTAGTTGTGAAAAATTATTTTTTCTTTACTGGTGTGGAAAAACTTGCTTTCCATAATTACTGAGAACAGACACCTGGTTCTAGATTTTGTTGTGGATGTAGAGGATTGGCATGTTCATACCAAGTTTTAAAACTGTATGAAATTGCTTTCGGAAAGTGAGGAATTGCTGTTTTGTTCTTCTGTAGTCTACCGAGAGGAATTGCATGCACCTGCAAAACGGAATAAAGAGGAAGCCAAACCTCGGCCTTTGAGAGTAGGAGACACTGATAAACCAGAACCTGAACGTAAGTAGTATTTTTCTTAGTACTAGCATGCCGGTAGATTTCAACAACAAAGTAAAATTCTAATAGTTTGCAAATTAATATAGTGTAATTAAGTTGGGCACAAGtcactgggtgactgtcaggagaaggaggggaaatgcacaggcAGTGCacagtacacctgtggccattctgtcctgacgaagatgactcggcccgaaacgtcgactgtacctcttcctagagatgctgtctggcctgctgcattcaccagcaacttcgatgtgtgttgcttgaatttccagcatctgcagaattcctcatgtttatggGATCCAATATCGTTGCGGGCGGCTTGGCTACAGTTGTTTGGGCGCGTCTTAACTAACTTGGCAGGGTGatggggaaccagagtgatagtgctgaagatgattGTTTACAGAGGCAATATATAGTGAGACTCCTAGCGAGAGAGGCTgacgatagggcaaaattgcagtcaacagggtaaaaggcggacaaaattgaaaagggtgaatacaggactgaaggtgtaatatttgaatgtgcaaagtatacggaataaggtcgatgaacttgtggttgttacagattggcatgtatgatgttgtaggcatcactgaatcattgaaaggagattatagctgggagcttaatgtccaaggatacacattgtatcgaaaggacaggcaggaaggcagaggggatggtgttactCGACTGGTAAGAAAAAGAgaaatcaaatcagtagaaagaggtgacatggggcagaaggtgttgaatcgttgtggatagagctaaggaactgcaagggtaaaaagaacctgatgggagttgtatacaggcccccccccccaaacagtagtaacgATGTGGTCTATAAGTTACGACAagaggtagaaaatgcatgccaaaaggcaatgttacaatcacagacgagaaatctgcagatgctggacatccaagcaacacacacaaactgctggagaaactcagcaggccaggcagcgtcgatGGGGGGGAAGATAtagtcggcgttttgggccgagaccctcagcagaactggagaaaaaaagatgagtagatttaaaaggtgggggaggggagagagaaacacaaggtgatggatgaaactgagagggggaggggtgaagtaaagagctgggaagttgattggtgaaagagatacagggctggagaagaggggagtctgataagagagtacagaaggccatggaaggaagaaaagggggtaggagcaccaaagggaggagatggacaggcaaggagatgagtTGAGAGAGGaataaggggatggggaatggtgaagggagggtattattagaagttcgagaaattgaggttcatgccatcaggttggaagctacccagccAGAATGTATggtcttgttcctccaacctgagtgtggcctcatcacgacagtagaggaggccatggattgacttagcggaatgggaatgggaagtggaattaaatgggtggccattgggagatcccgcttcttctggtggatggagcgtaggtacTCGGCAAAGGGGTGTCCCAATCTACATAGGGTATTCGGGAccccagtccttccaggtgaggtgacacttcagctgtgagtctgttgaggtcatatactgtgtcaggtgctcccagtgtggcttcctgtgtatcggtgagacccaacgacGAGAATCGGTACTTTTATtgggaaagaagtggagagctttaggGCCTTTTGCTGGGGATGTAAATGTATAGGGGCTGgctatccatggtgaaaatgaggcggtcagggccagggaattggtGTATCTGTCACTGGAATCTGTTCTCCTCCACTGGGCTGTGTAAAAACAACCAAAAACTAATGACATTACAtgaagatgtgctgacattaccCAGCAAAAGCTGACTTCTTATTTACACCCAGATCTTTTCCTGCAATGGTTTAAATTTCTTTCTAAAAtgtgtcctcttttgcactacaTCTTACTGGCTATCATAGTAAGTACTTAATACAAATGGGTTAAACCAGCGGGAAATTGATCCTTATCTGAGCTTTTTTCTCACCGTATGAGTCCTTCAAAGTAAGTCGCTCAAATGCTGATATTAATAAGTTCCATCTTCTTAAAGAGTAATTGTGGGTCAACTGCATTGACTTTATATTCTGAATTTTCTATGTTAAAACAACACAgctattaaaaatatttattttacaTATGCAGAATCTCCTCCAAATCGCAAGCGTCCTTCAAATGAAAAGGCAACAGATGATTACCATTATGAAAAGTTCAAGAAAATGAGCAGAAGATACTGATGGGTGGCTCAAACTACTTCTGCTGTTAGTGCATTTTAAATAGATCAAGTGACAATGTAACTCCAGAGGTATTGCCTTTCAAGAGTGAACCTACCCAACATTCATCAAAGAAAGTTGAAAACCACAGAACACTGTGATATGATCATGGGCACAAAATCACAAACATCCAGAAGAAAAGGACACTCTTTCATCTCACTATTTTGAACTATTTTCATTGTTTTATATTGGAGGTGAATGGCATggaaactggggggggggagagaagggggttGGTGGAATACACAGATGGAACAGGGAAAATTGAAGCAAGAAGAACTAAACTACTTTCGTTCATGTGCCAATTTTGTGTAAAAGTTGAAGGCATCTGATAACTCACAACAATCACAAGGAGCCAGTTTCTCTTTCTGTTCCAATTCTTCTGTACTTTTGTAGGAGCTGGTTAAAAAATCTCATCTCTTTAAATGAAATCCCCAGTTCTATTAATCTGCAAAACTGTATATTGACAAAAAATACTACGAAGTTGGGAATTATTATTACAATTATTCTAGATTGTATCTTTGTGTTGCAAATGTATCCAACATAAATTTTTGTTCATTGATTTTCTACAaatgtttttaattttattttagtgTGTGCAATTGGTAGTTTATTTAGGAGAAGTATATTAGAGATGATATGTAGAGTTCTCAACATCCATCAAGATATCATGGGGAAAACAAGTTTGAAGATGAAATGTAGTACTAGGTCATAAGGCTTTTGCCAGTTTCATCACGGATTAACTGGTCTTTGAAACTTGCACTCAttcctcaatcacactttatttaattatgcacaaggagaacagcgtGGCCCTTGTCATTAAACTTTTCCAAAGTTTAAACAAAGGATTTTAATACAGAAATTGTCCAGTTGGATACAGATATTGACCAATTGCTCAACTTGTTTGAATTGCTTATTTGCATAATCAATCACAGTACAATAAAAAGGGGTGTTAATAACTAATAATACAGTACTTTAGAATTAAAGTAACTAACCAACAGTAAGTGTTACATTAAAATCCTTCATTTAGAACGGTATGATACCTTTGTGAAAGGGGTTACAAGAATTGAGAGATCTGGGGGGGGTGGTGTTTATTGAAGGCAGCTTAGGAAAATGCTGGTCTTTAAAAAACGGAAGAATCATGTTCAAGACTTTGTTAACACTGATCATAGTTGTTCATTGTACTTGTTTCTGTGAGCTGCAATTTAGGAGAGATCTGATGGCATTGAAAAGTGTAGAATGAATTTATCAAAATACTTCCCACTGTGCAGATGTAGACTTACCTGCAAGTAATGATCCAGTATACTTTTGCTAGATCCTGGCTTATTTTCACTCTGATATATCCTTATCTTTTTTAAATCCataatcactatctccaaatgTCTCTTCTCTCCCAGCTGATAATCATCCCACCTGATCTACACTGGCTGGTGAATGGTGAAGGCAATGTCCAGTAATGTTCTTTCATTTGCGTTCTCTCCAGCTTTCCTCATCAACTATTCTGCCAAACAGCTTCATCAACAGCATATCACAATGGCAGCCCTAACCTCACTCTATATTGGATAACCTggtcatccctccccatcctctctGCAAACTAAAACGAACTCTTTCACAGTTCTGAAGGGtatttgacccaaaacatcaatgaTTTGTCTTTCCTTGGtgttgactgacctgctgagtaattTCAGCATTTTCTTCTTTACTCCCAGGGCTTCCCATCTGCCCACCCAATCCCAGACTTCTGTTTCTCCAGCAGTCACTACCAAGCAAGCCAATCACAACCCTGCATTGGACCAAATGTACTTCACCCAAGTTTCTGTATTGAAAATTAAACAAATGTTACTAAGTTAAAGTgctctacgaggggtgattgataagttcgtgccttaaggtggaaggagtcaattttagaaaacctagcacgtttatttttcaacatagtcccctcctacatttacacacttagtccagcggtcgtggagcatacggatcccttctttgtagaagttggcgtcttggacctccagaaagtggtccacagcagggatgattgataagtttgtggcctaaagtagaagaagATAACTCATTAAttccaaactttctgcataatcactcagagttgaactgcacatgcatgcaatgagagctgtataactcatctccttctaccttaggccacacacctatcaatcacccctgctgtggaccagtttctggaggtccaagacgccgacttctacaaagaagggatccgtatgccccacgactgctggactaagtgtgtaaatgtaggaggggactatgttgaaaaataaatgtgctaggttttctaaacttgactccttctaccttaggccatgaacttatcaattacccctcataTAATTTGAACCAAAGAATCATCTAATTAGGAGTACAGTCAAGAATTCTGATCTATCTTTAGACCTCCAATCACAGGTTTTTAATCATTGGATAGTGCAGTTATAGTCCACAAAGTGCCATAAAATTGCAATAGTTGCTTTAGATCATACAAGACAATGCAAAGAAatatgtgcaaaaaaagaaaactGTCAACTTGTAATATGTAACACACATAAatattgctggtgaacacagcaggccaggcagcggtctag encodes:
- the c22h9orf78 gene encoding splicing factor C9orf78 homolog, translated to MPAGKSYRRRREEESDEEDEQRVVEVRSKLDELKEIQSLRKRQNGVSAAALLVGEQVPEETSNVDDPFKLKTGGMIDMKIIKDRKRERIEEEDTDLNLGTSFSVETNRRDEDADMMKYIETELKRRKGILENEEQKTKVKNPEDQLYELPDNINISSAKRTEEMLSNQMLSGIPEVDLGIDAKIKNIISTEEAKAQLLAEQRNKKKDNSTSFVPTNIAVNYVQHNRFYREELHAPAKRNKEEAKPRPLRVGDTDKPEPEQSPPNRKRPSNEKATDDYHYEKFKKMSRRY